In Aspergillus nidulans FGSC A4 chromosome II, a single window of DNA contains:
- a CDS encoding putative sterol o-acyltransferase (APE2) (transcript_id=CADANIAT00004454), with product MSSAVSHQDGSAVLRPRAVPDARKVEDVLLSSQIEKLDTESSGHSTPIPEDAPPSAHSISTARKQARARNRLFYTIHYVPRVSHFDPRSDYHNFRGFFTLFWIGLFIMVVTTVLRNIKDTGYPLRVRVWSLLTANVWSMGFSDIAMVCTSGLVIPLQYLSRTNGPFRWERGGIVLQSIFEVVWLGVWIKWPFMLRWTWTAQVFFTLHTLTILMKIHSYAFYNGHLSATERRLSELDKPGSQPTGEAVRYPEVPTSKQPLRRPSIHKRSNSVAQLRDDLATELTSPMGNVTYPQNLTLYNYVDFIFCPTLCYELEYPRSKERSWMEVGYKTLAVFGCIFLLTLVSEEFILPVLAEAGVRLHAANTPSDKALIMAEAISMLLFPFMITFLLVFLVIFEYVLGAFAELTCFADRHFYSDWWNSCDWLEFSREWNVPVHHFLRRHVYFSSLSHFSKPVAMFITFLVSSIFHELVMSCITKKLRGYGFLAMMLQLPIIAIQKSKYFRHKTTLNNVFFWLSMIFGLSLMCTLYVLV from the exons CTATCCCTGAAGATGCACCCCCGTCTGCGCATTCGATATCGACCGCCAGGAAACAGGCCAGGGCTCGCAACCGACTTTTTTACACAATTCATTATGTCCCCCGTGTGTCGCACTTTGACCCGCGAAGCGATTATCATAATTTCCGTGGTTTCTTCACACTCTTCTGGATAGGCTTGTTTATCATGGTGGTGACAACGGTGCTGCGCAACATCAAGGATACCGGCTATCCTCTCAGAGTGAGGGTATGGAGTCTTCTGACCGCAAACGTATGGTCTATGGGATTTAGCGATATTGCTATGGTCTGCACCAGTGGGCTCGTTATCCCCCTCCAGTATCTGTCTAGGACCAACGGCCCGTTCCGGTGGGAAAGAGGGGGTATCGTTTTGCAGAGTATCTTTGAAGTGGTCTGGCTTGGTGTATGGATTAA GTGGCCATTTATGCTGCGCTGGACATGGACTGCGCAGGTCTTCTTCACACTGCACACCCTGACTATTCTCATGAAGATCCACTCTTACGCCTTCTACAACGGTCATCTGAGCGCAACAGAGCGTCGACTCTCAGAATTGGATAAGCCTGGTTCGCAACCAACAGGTGAGGCTGTTCGGTATCCTGAGGTGCCCACTTCCAAGCAGCCACTGCGACGACCTAGTATCCATAAGCGGTCAAACTCAGTTGCGCAACTGCGCGACGACCTAGCTACTGAGTTAACTTCGCCAATGGGCAATGTTACGTATCCCCAGAACCTTACGCTCTACAACTACGTCGACTTCATCTTCTGCCCCACTCTCTGCTACGAGCTCGAGTATCCccgcagcaaagaaaggTCGTGGATGGAAGTCGGATACAAGACCCTTGCAGTATTTGGGTGCATCTTCCTCTTGACGCTTGTGAGCGAAGAGTTCATCCTGCCTGTCCTCGCGGAGGCCGGCGTCCGCTTACATGCCGCCAACACACCTTCAGACAAGGCTCTCATCATGGCTGAAGCAATAAGCAtgcttcttttccccttcaTGATCACATTCCTGCTTGTCTTCCTTGTCATCTTCGAGTACGTCTTGGGCGCATTCGCGGAGCTAACTTGCTTTGCCGATCGTCACTTCTACTCGGACTGGTGGAACTCTTGCGACTG GCTCGAATTCTCCCGCGAGTGGAATGTCCCCGTTCATCacttcctccgccgccacgTCTACTTTTCCTCTCTATCACACTTCTCCAAGCCCGTCGCCATGTTCAtcaccttccttgtcagCTCGATCTTCCACGAGCTCGTGATGAGTTGCATTACAAAGAAGCTGCGCGGATACGGCTTCCTCGCCATgatgctccagctgccgaTTATCGCCATCCAGAAGTCGAAGTACTTCCGCCACAAAACAACTCTCAAC AATGTTTTTTTCTGGCTTTCGATGATTTTCGGTCTTTCCTTG ATGTGTACATTATACGTCCTTGTCTAG